The sequence CATCACCTTCGTCTTCCAGCGTGCTTCGCAGCTCCCGGGCCTCTTCGATCTTGGCCGCCAGTTGGTCGATCTTGGCCACTATCCGCCGCTGCTCGGAAAGAGGGGGCAGGGGGATGGTCATTTGCAGGAGCTTCTCTTCCTTCAGCCGGTTTCGGCTTGTCGGGGTTCCCCCGGTGCTCAGGCCAAGGGCCTCAGTCCAGACCGGTTCCTGGCTCAGATACCTCCAGAGGAACATCCCGTCGAGCCGGTCGGGGTTGACCTGGAAACATGGAAACTCGTTGGAGACGTAGCACCCATGGCTGTCGTTTGGTGCAAGAGCAAACGAGCCCTTCCAGGCAAAGAGGCGGTTGTACACAAAGTCCCCTGTTCCACGCGGTACACCTTGGGTGCGCGGATCTGGGAACCCGAAAGGGTGTCCTTCACGTAAAGGCCGAGCGCGTACCATTTCGCGCCCAGCAGTCGATATTCCTTGCTCGGGTCAACCGACTCCGGGCGACTCACCGGTTCGAGTACCTCCCCCAGCGGCACCATCGGCCAGCCGTTCGTCATTGCCCCTCCTCTGTGGCCATCGAGCCGCCCTCGGGGCAGGCCGAACGAATAATCTGAGAAATATGTTGACAGAAGTCCATATATGAATTACACTTATGATGCCAGTGGATGAAACTCGGCTTCATGCCGTGTGATCGATCGGCGGCAGTCGGTCGATCCTATATCCCCGGTGGCTATTCCGCACCACCGTGCTGGAATCGAGCTGTCGGCGCGCCAACGCAGTGCCCGGTGCTCCTGTAACTCATTACTCAAGAAAGAGTTGTGTGCGACCGGCCAGCCTGAGGCCCGTGTTGCGGGGCACTGGTTCTGCCTGTCACTCCACGGGCGATGGCAAGTTGTTGTCATCATGGAAGGATACCGATATAATTCATGTGTCCGGTGCCGCTTGTCGGCTCGATAGGGTTCGCCCCGCCGGACATCATTGATTGTGTTCAGAGGCCCCGTCAGGTTTGTTTGGCGGGGCTTTTTCATTCTCCAGCGCATCGACCAAACCACGCAAGGGACTGTTTCCGGGAAAGACGTACAGCCCTGAAAAGCCAGCCTTGCCTGTCCGTAACGGGTAGTGCCGCGACCAGATCTTCGGGGCGATCCTGCGAAAGAAAGCATAGTCCAGATCGCCACTTCTGAACGCGCGGTAGATGTTGTACCCGCACAGGTCGGCCAACTGGACGCCATTTGACAACTCGCTTCGAACGAACATCGGCATTTCGCAGATGTGCGTAAGCCACATGCCGCTGGCCGTGCCTTGATCCATGATGTAGGCATGCTTCATAGCCAATGATCGGTTGACTTGGATCTGGACATCATCGGTCACCATGAGTGCCTGGTGCTTCCCGTGGGTGCTTGCCATGAACCGCTGCACAAGTTCGAGCAGCAGTTCCCACGACTTGCGGTGCAGTTTCTCCTGATCCATGTAATCCGGCCGGTGCCGCTTGTCGACCAGGACGCTGAAGATGTGCATCTTGTGGTGTTCGAGTTGCTGGTAGAAAAGGTCCACCAATCCGGTCATCTCTTCATCCGTCACATGGCGAAGAAACGGATGCTGTGTGCGCTCCTTGGGTTGGCGCACCCAGTTCGACTTGACTTCGCAGTCGGCCAGTTGCAGGCGCGTACCAGTTTCCTTGAAGATTCGGTTCATCAGGAAGCCCTTGCGTCGATTGAGTGTCTTCTCGAAACCGTGCCAGCGTTTCTCGAAGAGGCTCACCGCCGTCAGGACGTACAGCCAATCTCCCGCCACGGTGGTTCCGTCTTTCCGCGGAATCGTCAAGCGGGGGTCTCGGTTGCCGGTTTCATCGATGTAAAAGAAGTACACGCGATTCTGACCTTTCCTTCAGAGCTATGACCGAAGCACGCCCTTGATCTCACCTACAATCTCGATGATCAGCTTCTCCTTCGCCAGGATGTCCTCCACCAGCTTCTCCGGCGGCAGGTGCTCAAGATCCTCGGCGGCGTTGGGGTTCTTGATGTCCAGGTTGACGGACAACACGTTGCCGTCGGCATCGAGCTTGATCAGGTCCTTGGCCTTGACCTTCCACGCCCGGTCGTTCTCCTTGCGCCTCGGCCACCACTTCAGGCGGCCTCGCCCCGCATCTTGGCCCGCGACGCCTCGATCTGCTCCATGTCCTCGAGGAATTTCAGGAACATGACCCAGGTCAGCATCGGCAGGCGGTCCAGATCGCCGGACAGGCCCTTGTCCTTGCGCATGATGTCGCGGGCGCTCTTGATCAGGCTGCCGAGCTGCTGGGTGGTGGTTTGCGGCGACTCCTTCCGATCGGCTTTTCCACGTGGCAAGACGTTACTCCTCGTTCTGCATCCCTTGGGCTTTCTGATCAATCAGGGCGGCGCACCTCCGAAGAATCGGAAGGTGTTGCTCGCACCATGATTGAAGACGAAGCGCGGCTTCAAGACCCAAATCGAACTTCTTGATCTGGTCTCCGGGCTCGGCATCCATATTAAACACCGGAACGATGATGTTCACGGCGAGGCTCTTACCCGCCAGTCTGAGTTTCATGCCCGGCTCAAGCGCCGGTTCCAGCACGGGGGTTACGAGTCCGCTACAGGAAGCCCAGCCCGGCAACTCAAGGTCTACGTTTCCATAGCAGAGCTTGTGTTTGATCACCATTCGTGGCAAGCCGGGATGCTGTGCAATCGCTTCGCCGAATCGGATAAAGCTGCTGTACGCTGGCTTGCAGCCGGGTTGACGCATTTTCAGTCCGGGCGCGATCGCGCAGGCTCGTTGGTAGTAGATCTCCCATA is a genomic window of Phycisphaerae bacterium containing:
- a CDS encoding DUF3800 domain-containing protein; its protein translation is MYFFYIDETGNRDPRLTIPRKDGTTVAGDWLYVLTAVSLFEKRWHGFEKTLNRRKGFLMNRIFKETGTRLQLADCEVKSNWVRQPKERTQHPFLRHVTDEEMTGLVDLFYQQLEHHKMHIFSVLVDKRHRPDYMDQEKLHRKSWELLLELVQRFMASTHGKHQALMVTDDVQIQVNRSLAMKHAYIMDQGTASGMWLTHICEMPMFVRSELSNGVQLADLCGYNIYRAFRSGDLDYAFFRRIAPKIWSRHYPLRTGKAGFSGLYVFPGNSPLRGLVDALENEKAPPNKPDGASEHNQ